A single region of the Salipaludibacillus sp. LMS25 genome encodes:
- the polX gene encoding DNA polymerase/3'-5' exonuclease PolX: MNKKDVLNALEQIAVYLEIKGENAFRVSAYRKAAQALERDERTLDEIEDPSTLSGIGKGTAAIIKELKETGETTLLTELAEELPDGLLPLLKLQGLGGKKIGKLYQQLGVIDAESLKKVCEEKQVRDLAGFGAKSEEKILVALADLGKRPERLTIAQVLPAAEDLKKRLASIEAVERFELAGSFRRGRETVKDLDFIISTDDPFNVGEELVAMPHVTDIIGHGETKVSVELTYGEVIVPVDFRMVKDESFATTLHHFTGSKDHNVLMRQRAKERGEKISEYGVEEEGTDKVHHFTTETAFFDHFNLPFIPPEIREGMGELEKTIQADKLIKEDAIKGDLHMHTTWSDGAQSIEDMVAACQKKGYEYMAITDHSQYLKVANGLTVERLKRQHDEIRAINDKQDSFTVFTGIEMDILPDGTLDYSDNVLKEIDFVIASIHSAFSQDEETIMTRLEAACRNPYVSLIAHPTGRLIGRRDGYPVNMKRLFELAAETQTILELNANPNRLDLSADMLKKAQETGVKICINTDAHRFDMLDHMPIGVKTARRGWLTDETVVNTWSVETFSNFIREKRQE; the protein is encoded by the coding sequence ATGAATAAAAAAGACGTGCTAAATGCATTAGAGCAAATTGCTGTTTACTTAGAGATAAAAGGGGAGAATGCCTTTCGAGTGTCTGCATATAGAAAGGCAGCCCAAGCGTTAGAGCGTGATGAACGCACACTGGATGAGATTGAAGATCCATCAACATTAAGTGGAATCGGTAAAGGGACGGCTGCTATCATTAAAGAGTTAAAAGAAACAGGTGAAACAACGCTATTAACTGAATTAGCAGAGGAACTTCCAGATGGCTTGCTGCCATTATTGAAACTCCAAGGTCTTGGTGGTAAAAAAATAGGCAAGCTTTATCAACAACTGGGTGTTATAGACGCTGAATCTTTAAAGAAAGTGTGTGAAGAGAAGCAAGTGAGAGATTTAGCTGGATTTGGTGCTAAATCCGAAGAAAAAATACTTGTAGCACTTGCTGACTTAGGTAAACGTCCAGAACGTCTTACAATTGCACAAGTACTTCCTGCAGCGGAGGACTTAAAAAAGCGTCTTGCTAGTATTGAAGCAGTGGAGCGTTTTGAACTAGCTGGAAGCTTTAGAAGGGGAAGAGAAACAGTCAAGGATCTTGACTTTATTATTTCCACAGATGATCCGTTCAATGTAGGTGAAGAGTTAGTTGCCATGCCTCATGTGACTGACATAATCGGTCATGGCGAAACGAAAGTCAGTGTGGAACTTACTTATGGGGAAGTCATTGTCCCAGTTGATTTTAGAATGGTTAAAGATGAATCGTTTGCTACAACACTCCATCATTTTACTGGTTCAAAGGATCATAACGTATTAATGCGTCAACGAGCCAAAGAACGAGGTGAAAAAATAAGTGAGTATGGTGTAGAGGAAGAGGGAACTGACAAGGTGCACCATTTCACTACTGAAACCGCGTTTTTTGACCATTTTAATTTACCTTTTATTCCTCCTGAAATTCGCGAGGGAATGGGAGAATTAGAAAAAACCATACAAGCTGATAAGTTGATAAAAGAAGATGCCATCAAAGGGGATCTTCACATGCATACGACGTGGAGTGATGGCGCTCAATCCATTGAAGACATGGTAGCAGCGTGCCAGAAAAAGGGATATGAGTACATGGCGATCACAGACCATTCTCAGTATCTAAAAGTAGCGAATGGTCTCACAGTCGAAAGGCTAAAGCGCCAACATGACGAGATACGTGCCATTAATGATAAACAGGACTCATTCACTGTTTTCACCGGAATTGAAATGGATATTTTACCTGATGGCACATTAGATTATAGTGATAATGTACTGAAAGAAATCGATTTTGTTATCGCCTCTATCCATTCGGCATTTAGCCAGGACGAAGAAACGATTATGACACGGTTAGAAGCAGCCTGCCGTAATCCCTATGTTAGTCTGATTGCTCATCCTACAGGAAGATTAATTGGACGAAGAGACGGCTACCCTGTCAATATGAAGCGCTTATTCGAACTGGCGGCTGAAACACAAACGATTCTTGAGTTAAATGCGAACCCAAATAGACTTGATTTATCAGCCGATATGTTAAAAAAAGCACAGGAAACGGGCGTGAAAATTTGTATTAATACAGATGCACACAGATTTGATATGCTTGATCATATGCCAATCGGGGTGAAAACAGCTCGGCGTGGATGGCTAACAGACGAAACAGTGGTTAATACGTGGAGTGTTGAAACGTTTAGTAATTTCATAAGAGAAAAAAGACAGGAATAA
- a CDS encoding CvpA family protein: protein MLSVILFLALIISFFIGFRRGLILQILHIGGLIISFVVAYLYYEKVANYIRLWIPFPQLSDNSGLTLLVEAFNVEMVYYNGIAFVILFIITKIIMQIVASLFDFIAHLPILNMLNGWLGGLLGFLEGLIIIVILLHLAALIQVEMVQTMLQNSSFAQMILDYTPIISNQLKELWIQGND, encoded by the coding sequence ATGCTTAGTGTCATACTGTTTCTTGCTTTAATTATTAGTTTTTTTATCGGATTCCGTCGTGGACTAATTCTGCAAATTTTACATATTGGCGGATTAATTATCTCTTTTGTCGTGGCTTATTTATATTACGAAAAAGTAGCCAATTATATTAGGCTGTGGATTCCTTTCCCTCAATTATCAGATAATTCGGGGTTAACGCTTCTTGTTGAAGCCTTCAATGTTGAAATGGTCTATTACAATGGTATTGCATTTGTTATCTTGTTTATCATAACAAAAATAATAATGCAGATTGTCGCATCCCTGTTTGATTTTATTGCCCACCTCCCAATTCTGAATATGTTAAACGGTTGGCTAGGCGGCTTGCTCGGCTTTTTAGAAGGCTTAATTATAATAGTTATTCTCCTTCATTTAGCAGCCCTTATACAAGTCGAAATGGTTCAGACGATGTTGCAAAATTCATCGTTTGCTCAAATGATCTTAGACTACACACCGATCATCTCTAATCAACTAAAAGAATTGTGGATACAAGGTAACGATTAG
- the zapA gene encoding cell division protein ZapA: MGEEREKNRTNVTIYNQPYTIVGDESSEHIQEVATLIDKKMKELKHHNPYLDSTKLAVLTAVNIGNDYLSILKKLEDEKKDED; encoded by the coding sequence GTGGGAGAAGAGCGGGAGAAAAATCGAACCAATGTGACAATTTATAATCAGCCTTACACCATCGTCGGTGACGAAAGCTCTGAACACATACAAGAAGTCGCAACCCTCATTGATAAAAAGATGAAAGAGCTTAAACATCACAATCCATATTTAGATTCTACTAAATTAGCTGTTTTAACAGCGGTCAACATCGGTAACGATTATTTATCCATATTAAAAAAATTGGAAGATGAAAAGAAAGACGAGGACTAA
- the rnhC gene encoding ribonuclease HIII, with product MSYDVIIVSRKKLDDMKAHYRSSLNATAPQGAIFTAKTTGCHVTAYKSGKVLFQGKEATKEAAQWQNESLGTPQSVTTSTSQKSHVDNHSYYPPNNLEELTILGSDETGTGDYFGPMTVVCAHLTAEQMKTIDSWGVRDSKTIKDAYIRDLAPRLLDECTYSLLILKNDKYNDMQAKGMNQGQMKALLHHQAITNVMTTCKEKNLDFDGVLVDQFVTPSGYFKYLSSDDKTWESRKPIYFATKAESKHPAVATASILARYAFLKEMDTLSKTLGVTIPKGAGPHVDIAAKEILHQHGKETLYSITKWHFSNTKRALS from the coding sequence ATGAGTTATGACGTTATTATTGTCTCAAGAAAAAAATTGGATGACATGAAAGCTCACTATCGGTCATCTTTGAATGCAACAGCCCCTCAAGGTGCTATTTTTACTGCTAAAACTACAGGGTGTCATGTGACAGCCTATAAATCTGGAAAAGTCTTATTTCAAGGTAAAGAAGCGACTAAAGAAGCCGCCCAATGGCAAAATGAGTCACTTGGAACACCCCAATCGGTAACAACGTCTACTAGTCAAAAAAGCCATGTGGATAACCATTCCTATTATCCTCCTAACAACCTAGAAGAACTCACGATTCTTGGTAGTGACGAGACAGGCACTGGTGATTATTTTGGACCTATGACCGTTGTTTGTGCCCATTTAACAGCTGAACAAATGAAGACGATTGACAGTTGGGGAGTTCGCGACTCAAAGACAATCAAAGATGCTTACATTCGAGATTTAGCTCCAAGACTCTTGGACGAATGCACGTACAGTTTACTTATTTTAAAAAATGATAAATATAATGACATGCAGGCAAAAGGAATGAATCAAGGTCAAATGAAGGCTCTTTTACATCATCAAGCCATCACAAATGTGATGACCACTTGTAAAGAAAAGAACCTCGATTTTGACGGTGTGCTTGTAGATCAATTCGTCACACCTAGTGGCTATTTCAAATACCTCTCATCTGACGACAAAACATGGGAGTCCAGGAAACCGATTTACTTTGCAACAAAAGCTGAAAGTAAGCATCCTGCAGTAGCTACTGCTTCCATTCTCGCTCGTTATGCCTTCTTAAAAGAAATGGACACATTATCTAAAACGTTAGGTGTGACGATTCCAAAAGGGGCTGGTCCTCATGTGGACATAGCCGCTAAAGAGATTCTCCATCAGCACGGTAAAGAGACTCTTTACTCTATAACCAAATGGCATTTTTCAAACACGAAACGGGCGTTATCTTAA
- the pheT gene encoding phenylalanine--tRNA ligase subunit beta, producing MLVSYKWLKDYVEIDDLSPADIAEKLTRSGVEVDAVQSLNEEITNLVVGKVLTCVKHPEADKLNLCQVDVGEEEPVQIVCGAKNVGEGQFVAVARVGARLPGGMKIKRAKLRGQVSEGMICSLQELGFQGKVVPKKYSEGIFNFPQEMVPGEDALAPLGLDDTLLELDLTPNRSDCLSMLGVAYEVAAILDRDVKIPEPALVLAKEKASDSIAVNVEANDDNPYYGATVIKGVKISESPLWLQTVLMNAGVRPLNNVVDVTNYVLLEYGQPLHAFDLDRFGSEKVVVRRATEGEHIVTLDETERTLTGEHLVITNGESPVAIAGVMGGATSEVNNTTANVLLESAYFSPSTVRKASKELGLRSDSSIRFEKGVDPNRVAEAGKRAASLIQQLAGGEVLAETVEFDELSREERRVDIMLSKINDVLGTSLTEAEVTNILSQLKFDHDYNDGTFTINVPTRRQDITIKPDIIEEVARLYGYDNIPVTLPNTSATPGGLTTEQRQKRRARRFLEGAGIHEAVSYSLTTAKKEAYFKKSEGPRVNVALPMSEERSTLRTTLLPHLLDALSHNKNRNVYDVHLYEIGSVFHTNETTITTQPEEKAFLSGAFMGLWHEHSWQGEKKPVDFYVVKGIVEGLLEELHVSGEVRFVQTEKVGFHPGRTATLFINDEEVGCLGQLHPSVAKEWSLPATYVFELNLQHVLSFPTNRVRYEAIPRYPAIQRDIALVVDDAVQAEELKSVIVAFGGRLLRRAEVFDVYQGEHLEEGKKSLAFALKYEDPERTLTDDEVTSVHTKVLQALEEKLGATLRS from the coding sequence GTGTTAGTATCATATAAATGGCTAAAAGACTACGTTGAAATCGATGATTTGTCACCAGCAGACATTGCGGAAAAATTAACGAGAAGCGGTGTTGAAGTAGATGCTGTTCAATCATTAAATGAGGAGATTACCAATCTTGTTGTTGGGAAAGTACTTACGTGTGTAAAGCACCCAGAAGCAGATAAACTCAATCTATGTCAAGTGGATGTCGGGGAAGAAGAGCCCGTTCAAATTGTCTGTGGGGCTAAAAATGTCGGTGAAGGGCAATTTGTAGCAGTAGCACGAGTGGGAGCTCGCCTACCTGGTGGTATGAAAATTAAACGGGCTAAATTACGTGGTCAAGTATCGGAAGGCATGATTTGCTCCTTACAAGAACTAGGTTTCCAAGGGAAAGTTGTCCCTAAAAAATATAGCGAAGGCATTTTTAACTTTCCACAGGAAATGGTTCCAGGCGAAGATGCTCTTGCACCACTTGGTCTTGATGATACTCTGCTTGAACTTGATCTTACACCAAATCGTTCTGATTGTTTGAGTATGCTCGGTGTTGCTTATGAGGTAGCTGCAATCCTTGATCGAGACGTGAAAATCCCTGAACCTGCCCTTGTACTAGCTAAAGAAAAAGCATCTGACAGCATTGCTGTTAATGTAGAGGCAAACGATGACAACCCCTACTATGGGGCAACCGTGATCAAAGGGGTAAAGATTAGTGAATCCCCTCTCTGGTTGCAAACCGTTTTAATGAATGCAGGCGTGCGTCCCCTAAATAACGTTGTAGACGTGACGAACTATGTCCTATTAGAGTATGGTCAACCGCTCCATGCGTTTGATTTAGATCGTTTCGGTTCTGAGAAAGTAGTCGTTCGACGAGCAACTGAAGGTGAGCACATTGTCACCCTTGATGAAACTGAACGAACTTTAACAGGTGAACACCTTGTTATTACAAATGGTGAGTCTCCAGTGGCTATCGCAGGAGTGATGGGTGGTGCCACATCTGAAGTGAATAATACGACTGCTAATGTCCTACTAGAATCGGCTTATTTTAGTCCTAGTACGGTTAGAAAAGCCTCAAAAGAACTTGGATTACGCAGTGACTCAAGTATCCGTTTTGAAAAAGGGGTGGATCCGAACCGCGTTGCAGAAGCAGGAAAAAGAGCGGCTTCTCTCATTCAACAGTTGGCTGGAGGAGAGGTTTTAGCTGAGACTGTTGAGTTTGATGAATTATCACGAGAAGAAAGACGTGTTGACATCATGCTCTCTAAAATCAATGATGTTCTAGGGACATCTCTTACAGAAGCTGAAGTCACAAATATTTTGTCACAACTGAAATTTGACCATGACTATAATGATGGGACATTTACCATTAACGTGCCTACAAGACGACAAGATATCACGATTAAACCGGATATTATTGAAGAAGTGGCCCGTCTTTACGGCTATGATAATATTCCAGTGACGTTGCCAAATACCTCTGCTACACCAGGTGGACTGACAACGGAGCAACGTCAGAAGAGAAGGGCTCGTCGTTTCCTTGAAGGCGCAGGCATTCATGAAGCGGTAAGTTATTCCTTAACAACAGCAAAAAAAGAAGCGTATTTTAAAAAGTCTGAAGGCCCACGTGTGAATGTGGCTCTTCCAATGAGCGAAGAAAGAAGTACACTCAGGACGACGCTTCTTCCCCATCTTTTAGATGCGCTAAGCCATAATAAGAATCGTAATGTCTATGATGTCCATTTATACGAAATAGGGTCTGTTTTTCACACGAATGAAACAACCATCACGACTCAACCAGAAGAGAAGGCATTTTTATCTGGAGCTTTTATGGGTTTGTGGCATGAACATAGCTGGCAAGGCGAGAAAAAACCGGTGGATTTCTATGTGGTTAAAGGAATTGTCGAAGGGTTATTAGAGGAGCTACACGTGTCGGGAGAAGTGCGCTTCGTGCAAACTGAGAAAGTAGGTTTCCATCCTGGCCGAACAGCGACACTTTTTATCAATGATGAAGAGGTAGGATGTCTAGGTCAGTTGCATCCATCTGTAGCGAAAGAGTGGTCTTTACCAGCCACTTATGTGTTTGAACTGAACCTTCAACACGTGTTAAGCTTCCCGACGAATAGGGTTCGTTACGAAGCGATTCCGCGATATCCAGCTATTCAGAGAGACATTGCGTTAGTGGTGGATGATGCTGTTCAGGCTGAAGAACTGAAAAGCGTCATTGTGGCATTTGGCGGTCGCTTGCTGCGTCGTGCAGAGGTGTTTGATGTCTATCAAGGAGAACACCTTGAAGAAGGGAAGAAGTCATTGGCTTTCGCCCTTAAGTATGAAGATCCTGAGAGAACATTAACAGATGACGAAGTAACATCTGTTCATACTAAAGTACTGCAAGCGTTAGAAGAAAAATTGGGGGCCACACTCCGTTCTTAG
- the pheS gene encoding phenylalanine--tRNA ligase subunit alpha, producing the protein MLDRLQELHDEAMKKVADASNLNDLKEVRIAYLGKKGPITEVMKGMGKLSAEERPKVGQKANEVRQSVQSYIEEKEKGFEEAALLEKLKKESIDVTLPSRPVVKGGRHPLTSVIETIEDVFMGMGFSVAEGPEVETDYYNFESLNLPKHHPARDMQDTFFITSDLLLRTQTSPVQTRTMEKHEGKGPVKIICPGKVYRRDEDDATHSHQFMQIEGLVVDEGIRMSDLKGIFATFVREYFGEDREIRLRPSFFPFTEPSAELDISCAMCGGKGCRTCKHTGWIEVLGSGMVHPNVLRMGGFDPEKYSGFAFGMGVERFAMLKYGVDDIRHFYTNDTRFLSQFTRV; encoded by the coding sequence ATGTTAGACCGTTTACAAGAGCTTCATGATGAAGCGATGAAAAAAGTGGCTGATGCTTCGAATTTAAATGACTTAAAAGAAGTAAGAATTGCTTATTTAGGAAAAAAAGGCCCCATTACTGAGGTTATGAAAGGAATGGGGAAGCTTTCGGCTGAAGAACGACCGAAAGTAGGGCAAAAAGCAAATGAAGTAAGACAATCGGTTCAAAGTTATATTGAAGAAAAAGAAAAAGGATTTGAAGAGGCTGCCTTATTAGAAAAATTGAAAAAAGAAAGCATTGATGTGACATTGCCTAGTCGTCCAGTAGTAAAAGGGGGGCGCCACCCGTTAACATCTGTTATCGAGACCATTGAAGATGTGTTTATGGGAATGGGCTTTAGTGTTGCCGAGGGACCAGAAGTAGAAACGGATTATTACAATTTTGAATCATTAAATTTACCGAAGCATCACCCTGCCCGTGATATGCAGGACACCTTCTTTATTACGAGCGATTTGTTGCTCCGCACGCAAACATCACCTGTTCAAACAAGAACGATGGAAAAGCATGAAGGGAAAGGACCAGTTAAAATAATTTGTCCTGGAAAAGTTTATCGACGTGATGAAGATGATGCGACACATTCTCATCAGTTTATGCAAATAGAAGGACTCGTCGTGGATGAAGGTATTCGGATGAGCGACTTAAAAGGTATTTTTGCTACATTCGTGAGAGAATATTTCGGTGAAGATCGAGAAATTCGTTTACGACCTAGCTTCTTTCCCTTTACTGAACCGTCAGCGGAATTAGATATTTCATGTGCCATGTGTGGCGGAAAGGGCTGTCGGACATGTAAGCATACTGGCTGGATTGAAGTACTTGGCTCAGGAATGGTCCATCCTAATGTTTTACGAATGGGTGGCTTTGATCCTGAAAAGTATTCTGGCTTTGCGTTTGGAATGGGCGTAGAGCGCTTTGCAATGTTGAAATATGGTGTTGATGATATACGCCATTTTTATACGAACGATACCCGTTTTTTATCCCAGTTCACACGAGTGTAA
- a CDS encoding RNA methyltransferase — translation MEIIESVQNPKIKSWKKLHTKKERDNTGLFIIEGIHLIEEALKSDLVIEHLIIEEHKHVPVQWNVKELPTLTVTERVMREISETETPQGFAAVCQQPSNENLLLEEGKYLFVDAVQDPGNLGAMIRTADAAGISGIVLGHGTADPYNGKVIRSTQGSLFHLVVQKMDLEEAIDICQDNDIPVFGTSLQGSTYSAIAPQENFALIVGNEGSGVNKKLLERTNQNLYIPIFGEAESLNVAIATGILLYHLRGD, via the coding sequence ATGGAAATCATTGAATCTGTGCAAAATCCAAAAATAAAATCATGGAAAAAACTTCACACAAAAAAAGAACGTGATAATACAGGTCTTTTTATCATTGAGGGTATCCATCTCATTGAGGAAGCCTTAAAATCTGATTTGGTCATAGAACATTTAATTATAGAAGAACACAAACACGTGCCTGTCCAGTGGAATGTGAAAGAATTACCCACGCTCACTGTGACAGAAAGAGTCATGAGAGAAATCTCTGAAACAGAAACACCTCAAGGGTTTGCAGCGGTTTGTCAACAGCCAAGCAATGAAAATCTTTTGCTAGAGGAAGGGAAATATTTATTTGTGGATGCTGTCCAAGATCCAGGGAATTTAGGAGCGATGATTCGTACTGCTGATGCTGCGGGCATATCAGGCATCGTTCTTGGACATGGCACAGCCGACCCTTATAATGGGAAAGTTATTCGTTCAACACAAGGCTCATTATTCCATTTAGTTGTACAAAAAATGGATCTCGAAGAAGCGATTGACATATGTCAAGATAATGATATACCTGTTTTTGGTACGAGTTTGCAAGGGAGCACGTACTCGGCGATTGCTCCGCAAGAGAACTTTGCGCTTATTGTAGGGAATGAAGGTAGCGGTGTCAACAAGAAACTACTTGAAAGAACAAATCAAAATTTATACATCCCGATTTTTGGAGAAGCAGAGTCTTTAAATGTTGCAATTGCTACTGGTATCTTGCTGTATCACCTGAGAGGTGATTGA
- the sspI gene encoding small acid-soluble spore protein SspI has product MVNFNLRGAILQNVSGSSQEDVEATIVEAIQSGEEKMLPGLGVLMEIFWQSASDEEKNSLTDRIASGLKQDL; this is encoded by the coding sequence ATGGTCAATTTTAATCTACGCGGTGCTATTTTACAAAATGTATCAGGTAGCAGCCAAGAGGACGTGGAGGCTACAATCGTTGAAGCGATCCAAAGTGGTGAAGAAAAAATGCTGCCAGGCTTAGGTGTTCTTATGGAGATATTCTGGCAATCCGCTAGTGATGAAGAGAAGAACTCTTTGACAGATCGTATTGCTTCAGGCTTAAAACAAGACTTATAA
- a CDS encoding YitT family protein, with amino-acid sequence MQRGIRLLVIFIASIVIGVAFNLFLLPHEVLTGGVTGLAMVFGLMTPVNTGYWIVLLNAPIFVLGWMKLGREFIGNSIFSVLIISISMLYIPIIQVTEDALLSSVFGGVIAGAAIGVIIRFYSSTGGFDIVSLVLIKRWDVPLGGLIFALNSVVVFISAFFFAWDLALYTMLSIYITGIVIDRVHTRHVKLSLMVVTSKGDELKKELLANLVRGITVIDGRGAYSGEDKKVLYTVITRYELAIIRPILKEIDPQAFVSVSESMEVMGNFRRD; translated from the coding sequence ATGCAACGGGGAATTCGCCTACTTGTCATTTTTATTGCGTCAATTGTTATTGGCGTTGCATTTAACTTATTTTTACTACCACATGAAGTATTAACAGGTGGCGTAACAGGTCTTGCAATGGTTTTTGGTCTTATGACACCTGTGAATACAGGGTATTGGATCGTTCTACTCAATGCGCCGATCTTCGTCTTGGGTTGGATGAAGTTAGGAAGAGAATTTATAGGGAATAGTATTTTTTCCGTTCTCATCATTTCGATTTCGATGCTATATATCCCGATTATTCAAGTGACGGAGGATGCGTTATTATCGTCGGTCTTTGGCGGGGTCATTGCCGGGGCTGCAATTGGTGTTATTATCCGTTTTTATAGTTCCACAGGAGGATTCGATATTGTCAGTCTTGTATTAATAAAAAGGTGGGATGTGCCTTTAGGAGGCTTAATTTTTGCACTTAACAGTGTTGTTGTGTTTATTTCTGCTTTTTTCTTTGCGTGGGATTTAGCTTTATACACGATGCTGTCAATCTACATCACTGGCATCGTAATTGATCGTGTTCATACTCGTCATGTGAAGCTTAGCTTAATGGTCGTGACGAGTAAAGGGGACGAATTGAAGAAAGAGCTCCTAGCTAATCTTGTTAGAGGAATAACGGTGATTGATGGGAGAGGAGCCTATTCAGGTGAAGATAAGAAAGTGTTGTATACAGTCATTACCCGTTATGAGTTGGCGATCATCAGGCCCATTTTGAAAGAGATAGATCCACAGGCATTTGTAAGTGTGAGTGAAAGCATGGAGGTCATGGGGAATTTTAGACGGGATTAA
- a CDS encoding M42 family metallopeptidase, with amino-acid sequence MLVMLKDLTDANGTPGNEREPRDVMKKYISSYADSVETDHLGSLIAKKTGSVEDGPKIMVAGHLDEVGFMITHIDDKGFLKFQCLGGWWEQVMLAQRVTVMTKSGNIPGVIGSKPPHILSPEVRKKSMDKKEMFIDIGATSKDEAKSFGVRPGDTVVPVCDFTIMKNEKMLMAKAWDNRIGCAIAIEVLRHLSETEHPNTVYGVGTVQEEVGLRGAKTSAYHIQPDIGFAVDVGIAGDTPGVTEKDALAKMGEGPQIVMYDASMVAHTGLRDFVTDTADEKNIPYQFDAVPAGGTDSGSIHLTANGVPALSITIATRYIHTHAAILHRDDFENAVKLIVEVIKKLDRKTVDAITFD; translated from the coding sequence ATGCTTGTAATGCTAAAAGATTTAACAGATGCAAATGGAACACCAGGAAATGAACGTGAACCACGAGACGTGATGAAAAAGTACATATCTTCTTATGCAGATTCAGTTGAGACGGATCATCTTGGTAGTCTTATTGCCAAAAAAACAGGTTCAGTAGAAGACGGACCTAAAATTATGGTAGCTGGGCACTTAGATGAAGTAGGGTTTATGATCACGCATATAGATGATAAAGGCTTTCTAAAATTTCAATGTCTCGGCGGATGGTGGGAGCAAGTCATGCTGGCACAGCGTGTGACAGTTATGACAAAGAGTGGCAATATTCCTGGGGTGATCGGTTCCAAGCCTCCACATATTTTATCGCCTGAAGTACGTAAGAAGTCTATGGACAAAAAAGAGATGTTTATCGATATCGGTGCCACAAGTAAAGACGAAGCAAAAAGCTTTGGAGTTCGGCCTGGAGACACGGTCGTACCGGTATGTGATTTTACTATTATGAAGAATGAAAAAATGCTAATGGCAAAAGCGTGGGATAATCGTATTGGTTGCGCCATTGCCATTGAAGTGCTTCGGCACCTTAGTGAAACAGAACACCCGAATACAGTCTATGGTGTGGGGACCGTACAAGAGGAAGTAGGTTTAAGAGGAGCAAAAACGTCTGCTTACCATATACAACCTGATATTGGATTTGCAGTTGATGTAGGTATTGCAGGAGACACACCAGGTGTAACCGAGAAGGATGCCTTAGCTAAGATGGGCGAAGGTCCACAAATTGTAATGTATGATGCCTCCATGGTGGCTCATACGGGCTTGCGTGATTTTGTGACTGATACAGCTGATGAGAAGAATATCCCTTATCAGTTTGACGCTGTCCCAGCAGGTGGTACAGATTCTGGTTCGATTCATTTGACTGCAAACGGAGTACCAGCTTTATCTATTACAATTGCGACCCGTTATATTCATACTCATGCGGCTATTTTACATCGTGATGATTTCGAAAATGCTGTTAAGCTCATTGTGGAAGTCATTAAGAAATTAGATAGAAAAACGGTTGATGCCATTACGTTTGATTAA
- a CDS encoding dUTP diphosphatase yields the protein MNFSKLFEMQKTLDTYIETKQGLHDEALLERKLLALQVELAELANETRCFKFWSTKGPSERDVILEEYVDGIHFILSIGLEYGYDKTCHCQYPESVSVSKEVLVTDFFNVTDKLLNLRKEGSKNAFEALFTSYLTIGAHLGFSGEDVEQAYMKKNDVNKQRQDQGY from the coding sequence ATGAATTTTTCTAAGCTGTTTGAGATGCAAAAAACGTTAGACACATACATAGAAACGAAACAAGGGTTACATGATGAGGCGTTACTAGAACGTAAATTGCTTGCATTGCAAGTAGAGCTTGCTGAACTAGCAAATGAAACGCGCTGTTTTAAATTTTGGAGCACAAAAGGGCCCTCAGAACGAGATGTCATATTAGAAGAGTACGTAGACGGCATTCATTTTATTTTATCTATTGGCCTTGAATACGGGTACGATAAAACGTGTCATTGCCAATATCCAGAAAGTGTGAGTGTGTCTAAAGAGGTTTTGGTAACAGACTTTTTTAACGTGACAGACAAACTTCTTAACTTGAGAAAAGAAGGCTCAAAAAATGCGTTTGAAGCATTATTTACGAGCTACTTAACGATAGGTGCACATCTAGGCTTTTCAGGTGAGGATGTGGAACAAGCTTATATGAAAAAAAACGATGTGAATAAGCAGAGGCAAGATCAAGGGTACTAA